In Zerene cesonia ecotype Mississippi chromosome 18, Zerene_cesonia_1.1, whole genome shotgun sequence, the following are encoded in one genomic region:
- the LOC119833902 gene encoding transmembrane protein 127-like — protein MGCLTWIRGLKIAFPFKDKELNKIAAFFNTCTFLLTCAAVVQPSWFRIKGLHCTQSLSLTQFFTFDDDGEESQIAIHQNNEFDVMSGSDFNGLPPCTTPEIITLMRILILLCFMVLLCSCIGVLINITSLNSRAIKMLRRNAVPSIICVFWVIAIVGVCYYTTVVLGNANSSDPNTIQVDYEYGFYTITGAGCMALLASAANLWGAPLTTDEDLQRRNLIDDWDGYEAHSVGPTPSVPTLPPYTPSINYTPSPNYSAHPTFAPPVLGSQQYFPFDDLSALPPPPPYTP, from the exons GCCTCAAAATTGCATTTCCTTTCAAGGATAaggaattgaataaaattgccGCATTCTTCAATACCTGTACATTTCTACTAACCTGCGCAGCAGTGGTGCAGCCGAGTTGGTTTAGAATAAAAGGACTCCATTGTACACAAAGTCTATCACTCACACAGTTCTTCACTTTCGATGATGACGGTGAAGAATCACAGATAGCGATACACCAGAATAATGAATTTGATGTAATGAGCGGGTCAGATTTTAATG GTCTCCCGCCTTGTACAACCCCAGAAATTATCACACTGATGCGAATCTTAATTCTCCTGTGCTTCATGGTTTTACTGTGCTCATGTATTGGCGTATTAATAAACATCACCAGTCTGAACAGCAGAGCCATTAAGATGTTAAGACGGAATGCGGTACCTAGCATTATATGCGTTTTCTGGGTCATTGCTATAGTGGGTGTGTGTTATTACACCACTGTTGTGCTTGGTAATGCTAATAGCAGCGATCCAAACACAATACAAGTCGATTATGAATACGGATTTTATACTATCACTGGAGCTG GTTGCATGGCGCTTCTCGCGTCCGCCGCAAACCTATGGGGGGCGCCACTGACCACGGACGAGGATTTACAAAGACGTAACCTCATTGATGATTGGGACGGTTACGAAGCCCACAGTGTTGGGCCCACGCCCTCCGTCCCAACTCTGCCCCCATACACCCCGAGTATTAATTACACCCCAAGCCCCAATTATTCCGCCCATCCCACTTTCGCACCACCAGTTTTAGGCTCTCAACAGTATTTCCCATTTGATGACCTATCTGCCTTACCCCCACCACCTCCTTACACCCCTTAG
- the LOC119834091 gene encoding phosphatidylethanolamine-binding protein 4-like, with protein MLKKFYTIIMVDPDAPPQLDGEFYLHMIKSNIPGLALKAKESIKTVGIDYRGYKPPTPPRGTGPHRYMSLLYEQADGNNFLPSVPSSRSRFVLANWLRGKNLCGPVASTQFRVQY; from the exons ATGTTG AAAAAGTTTTACACAATTATCATGGTAGATCCTGATGCGCCACCTCAGTTGGATGGTGAATTTTATCTACACATGATAAAATCGAACATTCCG ggACTAGCTTTGAAAGCGAAGGAAAGCATAAAAACTGTTGGAATTGACTATagag gTTATAAACCACCAACGCCACCTCGCGGGACCGGCCCGCATCGCTACATGTCATTGTTATACGAACAAGCAGATGGAAATAACTTTTTGCCATCAGTGCCATCTTCACGTAGTCGCTTTGTATTAGCTAATTGGTTGAGAGGCAAGAATTTATGCGGACCTGTAGCGTCGACGCAGTTCCGAGTGCAGTACTAG
- the LOC119833796 gene encoding nuclear receptor-binding factor 2-like, with amino-acid sequence METHPLNLAHQQHRRAEAHFKNNRYDEAMQCHHNAAELLLDAMKSTSSSVALESITLQHSYHLKQKDLIQSKKEQYSRVKKAMETIKNMCKDPHVNMKVAESSKLQVAIYKNINESETLLNKLSMNQETVGEISDPKEFKDGKKVEKSQHVVVEELQILSQNLHSLVEQLVLQVEVLKDENATLKEKVNFLEKERVKYLNISQEESVPSLTIMNRNFGEPPNFEPAGKTSFDLKGISKP; translated from the exons ATGGAAACACATCCGTTAAACTTG GCTCATCAACAACATAGACGAGCTGAGgcccattttaaaaataatagatacgACGAAGCTATGCAATGCCACCACAATGCCGCCGAACTTCTGTTAGATGCAATGAAATCTACATCATCATCTGTTGCTTTAGAGTCGATTACACTTCAGCACAGTTATCATCTTAAACAGAAAGACCTAATTCAAAGTAAGAAGGAACAATATAGTCGAGTAAAAAAGGCAATggaaactattaaaaatatgtgcaAGGATCCACACGTCAACATGAAAGTCGCGGAGTCCTCGAAATTACAAGTAgcgatatataaaaacattaacgaATCAGAGACGTTACTTAACAAATTATCCATGAATCAAGAGACAGTTGGTGAAATCAGTGATCCCAAAGAGTTTAAGGATGGGAAGAAAGTAGAGAAATCGCAACATGTGGTAGTTGAAGAATTGCAGATCCTGAGTCAAAATCTTCATTCACTGGTCGAGCAATTAGTATTGCAAGTGGAAGTTTTAAAGGATGAAAATGCAACTCTTAAAGAAAAGGTCAACTTTTTGGAAAAAGAGAGGGTCAAATACTTGAACATATCTCAAGAGGAAAGCGTACCTTCATTAACAATAATGAATCGAAATTTTGGTGAACCTCCAAATTTCGAACCAGCAGGAAAGACAAGTTTTGATTTGAAAGGAATATCTAAGCCATAA